The following proteins come from a genomic window of Bacillus sp. (in: firmicutes):
- the tnpA gene encoding IS200/IS605 family transposase, protein MKNKSNLKHARTCVYNVNYHIVWSVKYRRKVLTNQIESYLKDLFQEIAKEKEFEVVMMEVVDQDHIHVFASAHPKIAPSYIVKMLKGISGRKLFLQFPEIKQKLWKGHLWNSSFYLETVGSISEDGIKKYIENQSRGGE, encoded by the coding sequence ATGAAAAATAAATCGAATCTTAAACACGCTAGAACTTGTGTATATAACGTTAATTATCACATTGTATGGTCAGTGAAATATCGAAGAAAAGTTTTAACAAATCAAATTGAAAGTTATCTGAAAGACCTTTTTCAAGAAATTGCAAAGGAAAAAGAATTTGAAGTTGTGATGATGGAGGTGGTTGACCAAGATCATATTCATGTTTTTGCATCTGCCCATCCAAAGATAGCGCCTTCTTATATCGTAAAAATGTTAAAAGGTATATCGGGAAGGAAACTCTTTTTGCAATTCCCTGAAATCAAACAAAAATTATGGAAAGGACATTTATGGAATAGTAGCTTTTATCTCGAAACCGTTGGTTCCATCAGTGAGGATGGAATCAAAAAATATATTGAAAATCAATCGAGAGGTGGTGAATAA